Proteins from one Sabethes cyaneus chromosome 2, idSabCyanKW18_F2, whole genome shotgun sequence genomic window:
- the LOC128734536 gene encoding voltage-gated potassium channel subunit beta-2-like, which translates to MSVVLCNVASATGNDNNNNNDNISEDSNPVTIYRCRAPIASLDCMEEFSGTTAQLDFGRSISLGSNPAIPIRNNATTTPGLRYKNLGKSGLRVSNVGLGTWPIFSPGVSEEQAESILRLAVDSGINLFDLSEAHSGTRAELELGRIIQKAGWKRTSFIVTTKIYWSTKSDERGLSRKHIIESVQASLQRLQLSYIDIIIVHKADSMCPMEEIVRAMNYVISQGWSMYWGTARWSPVEIMEAYTNCRQFNCITPIVEQAEYHMFCREKAELYLPEMYNKIGVGFMAWGPLSMCLGDAQNGERLWLPKGSFKTKSQSYSWTEDEVNKERLEETRRMYDKARDISTLAEKLGCNAMQLSIAWSLKHEPVQCLLLGATSPEQLHQSLQALQLLPRLSTGVMLEIERILDNKPIRPPPISTLALR; encoded by the exons ATGTCGGTTGTATTATGCAACGTTGCTTCGGCAACTGGAAATgacaataacaataataacgACAATATTAGCGAGGATTCGAATCCAGTTACTATATACAG GTGTCGCGCTCCAATAGCATCGCTAGATTGCATGGAGGAATTCAGTGGTACGACAGCTCAACTAGATTTCG GTCGCTCAATAAGCTTGGGCTCTAATCCTGCCATTCCCATACGGAATAATGCTACGACAACACCAGGATTGCGATACAAGAACCTTGGAAAAAGTGGCTTGCGAGTTTCTAATGTCGGTCTAGGAACATGGCCAATATTTTCACCAGGAGTATCGGAAGAGCAAGCCGAATCTATTCTACGGCTGGCAGTTGATAGTGGAAtaaatttgtttgatctatCTGAAGCACATTCAG GTACTCGGGCCGAATTAGAACTGGGAAGAATTATACAAAAAGCGGGATGGAAGCGTACAAGTTTTATCGTCACGACTAAAATCTATTGGAGCACAAA GTCTGATGAACGAGGATTATCTAGAAAACACATAATAGAAAGTGTACAGGCTAGTCTACAAAGACTGCAGCTATCATACATAGATATTATTATCGTGCATAAAGCCGATTCAATGTGTCCAATGGAAG AAATAGTTCGAGCAATGAATTATGTCATCTCGCAAGGATGGTCAATGTACTGGGGAACAGCCAGGTGGTCACCAGTTGAG ATTATGGAAGCCTACACAAATTGCAGACAGTTTAATTGTATAACACCTATCGTGGAACAAGCAGAATATCACATGTTTTGCAGAGAAAAGGCTGAATTATACCTCCCCGAAATGTACAACAAAATTGGAGTAGGTTTCATGGCATGGGGACCGCTTTCCATGTGCTTGGGAGATGCCCAGAATGGGGAAAGGTTGTGGTTACCAAAGGGATCATTCAAAACTAAAAGCCAAAGCTACTCTTGGACAGAAGATGAAGTAAACAAAGAA CGTTTGGAAGAAACTAGGAGAATGTATGATAAAGCCAGAGATATTAGTACACTTGCTGAAAAGCTAGGCTGCAATGCCATGCAGCTATCAATTGCATGGTCATTGAAACATGAACCAGTTCAGTGTTTGCTGTTGGGTGCAACCTCTCCAGAGCAACTCCATCAAAGTTTACAGGCATTGCAG ctcTTACCACGATTATCAACAGGTGTAATGCTCGAAATCGAACGAATTCTGGACAACAAACCAATAAGGCCACCGCCGATTTCTACACTTGCACTTCGGTGA